A single Brienomyrus brachyistius isolate T26 chromosome 11, BBRACH_0.4, whole genome shotgun sequence DNA region contains:
- the LOC125751855 gene encoding uncharacterized protein LOC125751855 has translation MSASHSGGSADWLTGADEEGDGLFGPDREQVSSGRMTRSPTSAQEPHCEPHEAQQGGRWARDYNHASCGCPSSSTWTSDGDGHAPPGCQRNSGSLCPPVPRDVLPEVARPARKRPSDSVQSERSELLTDGNELFAQKCSKLQCYIPPLSSILNGLRSGRYRQRLTSFQESVAMDRIHRIMGVLQNRCLGEKYISVILKVEEMLKNWFPKVKPGEQGDVGQEEMAPPKKQKLCVGSPARSVPPAHRDPIGASPSHVESSLLGPCFSTRTKWLHMSPICSPAVESPPGRLPSANQDLTQDSAISSSTDIRTDTPPPGRLPPAKINAPCLERLLKSTDSIITCRATGGASESSWS, from the exons ATGTCTGCTTCACATTCTGGGGGTTCTGCCGATTGGCTGACTGGTGCCGATGAAGAAGGAGATGGCTTGTTTGGACCAGACCGCGAGCAGGTGTCGTCGGGGAGGATGACGCGGTCACCCACGTCAGCTCAGGAGCCACACTGCGAGCCCCATGAGGCCCAGCAGGGGGGGCGCTGGGCCAGGGACTACAACCATGCCAGCTGCGGATGCCCATCCAGTAGCACCTGGACCTCAGATGGGGATGGGCACGCCCCTCCAGGGTGCCAGCGAAACTCCGGGTCCCTCTGTCCCCCTGTCCCACGGGACGTCCTGCCAGAGGTTGCCCGGCCAGCCCGGAAGAGGCCCAGTGACTCAGTGCAGTCTGAGCGGTCGGAGTTGCTCACTGATGGAAACGAGCTGTTTGCTCAAAAG TGCTCCAAGCTGCAGTGCTACATTCCCCCACTATCTTCTATCCTGAACGGTTTACGGTCTGGAAGATACCGGCAAC GTCTCACCAGCTTCCAGGAGAGCGTGGCCATGGACAGGATCCATAGAATCATGGGCGTCTTACAGAACCGTTGCCTGGG CGAGAAGTACATCAGCGTCATTTTGAAAGTGGAGGAGATGCTGAAAAACTGGTTCCCCAAAGTGAAGCCAGGGGAGCAAGGTGATGTGGGGCAGGAGGAAATGGCACCTCCCAAGAAGCAAAAG CTGTGTGTTGGCAGCCCTGCCCGGTCGGTTCCGCCGGCACACCGGGACCCCATCGGTGCCTCCCCCTCCCATGTCGAGTCCAGCCTGCTGGGTCCCTGCTTCAGTACCCGCACCAAGTGGCTTCACATGTCTCCCATCTGCTCCCCCGCTGTGGAGTCCCCCCCGGGGCGGCTGCCGTCCGCCAACCAAGACTTAACACAAGACAGTGCCATCTCATCTAGCACCGACATCCGGACCGACACACCGCCACCTGGCCGGCTGCCTCCAGCCAAGATCAACGCCCcctgtttggaaaggctgctgaAGTCCACAGACAGCATTATCACATGCAGGGCAACAGGGGGCGCTAGTGAAAGTAGCTGGTCATAG